The following nucleotide sequence is from Paracrocinitomix mangrovi.
TTGGTTCCTTTTTCAAATAAGATTTCGATCTCGCAAAAGATCAAAGATTATGCAGAAAGAGACCGTTTAAGAGATATCCTTAAAAGCATCTTACCAAAAAACTTTGGTGTGATTATTCGCACCGTGGCACAAGGAAAGAAAATCGTTGAGATAGACGAGGATCTTAAAAGTCTTGTAAGCCGTTGGAAAAAGATGCATACCTCACTCAAAGACAGTAAGCCTCCAAAACGCGTTTTAGGCGAGTTAGACAGGGCTTCTTCTTTATTGAGGGATACATTAAACGAGAACTTTACTAAAATTCATGTAAACGAGCCTGAGTTATTGGATGAGATGAGAAATTATGTTGAGCAAATTGCGCCCAACAAAATCAACATCTTAAAAGAATACAACGGCAAGCATGATATTTTTGAAGCTTTTGGTATCAACAAGCAAATCAAAACGCTTTTTGGTAAAAAGGTTCCTTTGCCAAGTGGAGGTTATCTGATTATTGAGCACACTGAAGCCATGCATGTGGTAGATGTAAACTCAGGAAACAGATCAGCTAAAAACGATACGCAAGAAAAAAACGCTATTGCAGTGAATTTGGAAGCGGCAGAGGAGTTAGCCCGAGTAATGCGTTTACGTGATATGGGTGGAATCATCTGTGTTGATTTCATTGATATGCATTCTCGTGAAAACAACAAAATGCTTCACAACAAACTGAAGGATCTTTTAAAAGAAGATAAGGCGAAACACTCATTGATTCCGCCGTCTAAGTTTGGAGTGGTTGAAATTACACGTCAAAGAGTTCGTCCGGTAACCAATATTGAAACTACAGAAGTTTGCCCTACTTGTAACGGTACAGGTAAAATTCAAGCTTCATTAATGTATGCTGACGAAATTGAAAGTGAATTAAGCTATTTGTTGTTGGACAAAAAGGAAAGCAAAGTTTCATTACACGTTCATCCTTATTTGGAAGGATATTTCAAAAAAGGAATGAATTCAAGAAGATTCCAGTGGTTTAAGAAATACAAAAAATGGATCAAGATTGTTGCTGATAGCAACATGCCAATTATGGACCACAAATTCTTCAACGCTAAAGATGAAATCATAGAGGTTTAAGGTCGTGGACCGATCACCTAAATATTCATTATTAGAAGCCAAGCAAAAAATTGAGGCCTTTTGTGCCTATCAGGAGAGGTGTGACTATGAAGTACGACAAAAACTGCACTCATGGTTCATGCATCCCGAAGATGTTGATGTACTTATCTCTGACCTCATCTCTAATAATTTTATGAATGAAGAACGTTTTGCAGAAGCATATGCATCAGGCAAGTTCAGAATGAAAAAATGGGGCAAGAATAAAATCAAACAACAACTCAAACTCAAGCAAATTTCTGACTACTCTATCAATAAAGGGTTGAATGAAATAGACGATAAGGAATATCTGGATACAATAGAACAACTGGTAAGTTCTAAACTCAAAAGTGTAAAAGGAAAAACGGATTGGGAGAAACAGATGAAGGTTAAACAGTACCTGTTTGGTAGAGGATTTGAAGTTGAGTTGGTAGAGCGGTTTTTGAAAGAATAAATCTTACTCTAAACCTGTTAACCCATACTTCTTTTTGTACTTATTGTACAATTGAATCTGATGATTGGTCAAGGCAATGAAACGACCTTTAACCATGGCCAAGTAAGCTTCGTTGGTACGCATATCTAAAGCATTTCCATCCGACACAAAAAGCGTGGCATCTTTTCCTTTTTCAATGGAACCAATTCTATCATCTAATCCTAAAATTTTTGCTGCATTTAATGAAATAGCTGCTATTGCTTGCTCTTCAGATAATCCATAAGCCCATGCTGTTCCAGCCAAAAACGGAAGATTTCTTGTATTCATTGCTTCCATGTCTCCTTCATTACTGATACAAAACAACACACCCTTATCCTGCAATAGTGAAGCTAATTTATAATAAGTACTTACATCATCTCCTTCAAACTTTGGCAATGAATGTGGACGACCAATGATTACAGAAAAGTGATTTTCTTTTAATCTATTGGCCAGCATGTGTGCATCATATCCCCCAACTATAACAGGATGCTTAAAATTAAACTCTCTGCTAAAGTCAATTATATCATTGATTTCAGGAGCAAAATCTGCATGAATATAGATGCGTTTGTCCCCTTTAAAAACTCCATTTAATGCTTTGTATCTTAAATTCACTTCTTCTTGAGGCAATAACTTTCTGTTGTACCCTTGTGCTTTTTTAAAGAAGT
It contains:
- a CDS encoding Rne/Rng family ribonuclease, with translation MSYELVVNSKPTGIWIALLRDGKLLELHEEKGNTDYAVGDIYLGKVRKVVPSLNAAFVNVGYEKDAFLHYHDLGPQFKSLHKFTQDTLHGKQNVADLLYFKSEKDIDKDGKISDVLSANTNVLVQVVKEPISAKGPRLNSEITLAGRYIVLVPFSNKISISQKIKDYAERDRLRDILKSILPKNFGVIIRTVAQGKKIVEIDEDLKSLVSRWKKMHTSLKDSKPPKRVLGELDRASSLLRDTLNENFTKIHVNEPELLDEMRNYVEQIAPNKINILKEYNGKHDIFEAFGINKQIKTLFGKKVPLPSGGYLIIEHTEAMHVVDVNSGNRSAKNDTQEKNAIAVNLEAAEELARVMRLRDMGGIICVDFIDMHSRENNKMLHNKLKDLLKEDKAKHSLIPPSKFGVVEITRQRVRPVTNIETTEVCPTCNGTGKIQASLMYADEIESELSYLLLDKKESKVSLHVHPYLEGYFKKGMNSRRFQWFKKYKKWIKIVADSNMPIMDHKFFNAKDEIIEV
- a CDS encoding regulatory protein RecX, producing the protein MDRSPKYSLLEAKQKIEAFCAYQERCDYEVRQKLHSWFMHPEDVDVLISDLISNNFMNEERFAEAYASGKFRMKKWGKNKIKQQLKLKQISDYSINKGLNEIDDKEYLDTIEQLVSSKLKSVKGKTDWEKQMKVKQYLFGRGFEVELVERFLKE
- a CDS encoding amidohydrolase family protein, whose protein sequence is MKKILVILVFMLGYLSNAQVPSPIEQTHKTILLLHGKAHIGNGEYVDNSSIGIKEGKILFVKNALTNPITESDWDTIIDITGKHVYPGFIAPNVTLGITEIDAVRATRDFNETGQMNPHVRSLIGYNTDSEIIYTVRTNGVLVTQSTPRGGVLSGTSSVMALDGWNWEDAVYLMDDGVHLNWPRKMNSTGWWAEPGPSKGNDKYTEQKRAIWDFFKKAQGYNRKLLPQEEVNLRYKALNGVFKGDKRIYIHADFAPEINDIIDFSREFNFKHPVIVGGYDAHMLANRLKENHFSVIIGRPHSLPKFEGDDVSTYYKLASLLQDKGVLFCISNEGDMEAMNTRNLPFLAGTAWAYGLSEEQAIAAISLNAAKILGLDDRIGSIEKGKDATLFVSDGNALDMRTNEAYLAMVKGRFIALTNHQIQLYNKYKKKYGLTGLE